A window of the Hordeum vulgare subsp. vulgare chromosome 5H, MorexV3_pseudomolecules_assembly, whole genome shotgun sequence genome harbors these coding sequences:
- the LOC123400151 gene encoding protein FAR-RED IMPAIRED RESPONSE 1-like, producing MVGIDLNDLPHEFADYDGGHAYCTQAKPEKVPISIEGVGESPELRDDAIQDATGVKFCVAAASVTGDSNVAATQTTMPAPAVISPANTLLSNGEEVHLDETEVRSSPQEPFIGMEFETLEGVKAHYKAYSLRIGFSMKAKTSRRYGYTNVLEKQTFCCNKSGKPKINQEDVCDPVFEKISSDSEESGDGQDAGRKKASCSSYKSPCGLVKKRRREFIIPTNCQAKMTVKLQNNNKWVVTGVVLEHNHRLIDKPSLTKYLRCHQGIPPEEVEFLKVLHMCNMETGCMMIVMSDFYGQASIVPYTTKSISNMRTALRSAEADEGDLAETVAYFEEKQGEDPGFFFKVKKDGIGRAENLFWVDGRAREPYTKAYHDCISFD from the coding sequence ATGGTTGGCATTGATCTCAATGACCTACCTCATGAGTTTGCTGATTATGATGGTGGCCATGCATACTGCACACAAGCCAAACCAGAGAAAGTGCCAATTTCTATTGAAGGTGTGGGCGAGTCACCGGAATTGAGAGATGATGCTATACAAGATGCCACAGGAGTTAAATTTTGTGTTGCAGCCGCTTCTGTTACTGGTGATTCTAATGTTGCAGCAACTCAAACTACCATGCCCGCCCCTGCTGTGATCAGCCCGGCAAATACTCTGCTTAGCAATGGTGAGGAAGTCCATTTGGATGAAACTGAGGTGCGATCTAGCCCACAAGAGCCTTTTATTGGCATGGAATTTGAAACCCTTGAAGGTGTTAAGGCACACTACAAAGCCTACTCTCTACGCATTGGGTTCTCGATGAAAGCCAAGACGTCCAGGAGGTATGGATACACTAATGTGCTTGAGAAGCAGACCTTTTGCTGCAACAAGTCGGGGAAGCCTAAAATAAATCAAGAGGATGTGTGTGatcctgtttttgaaaaaatcaGTTCAGATTCTGAGGAAAGTGGCGATGGGCAAGATGCTGGCAGGAAGAAAGCAAGTTGTAGCTCTTATAAATCTCCATGTGGACTtgttaagaagaggagaagggaaTTTATCATACCAACTAATTGTCAAGCAAAAATGACAGTGAAGCTACAAAATAATAATAAGTGGGTGGTCACAGGTGTTGTTCTTGAGCACAATCATAGATTGATTGACAAGCCATCTCTCACTAAGTACCTGCGCTGTCACCAAGGCATCCCACCAGAAGAGGTTGAGTTCCTTAAGGTATTGCACATGTGTAACATGGAGACAGGTTGCATGATGATAGTTATGTCTGATTTTTATGGCCAAGCTTCAATTGTGCCGTATACGACAAAGTCGATAAGCAACATGAGGACTGCCCTTCGCAGTGCTGAAGCAGATGAGGGTGATTTGGCTGAGACAGTTGCCTACTTTGAGGAAAAACAGGGAGAAGATCCAGGCTTCTTCTTCAAGGTCAAGAAAGATGGAATAGGCAGAGCTGAGAATTTGTTTTGGGTTGATGGGAGGGCTCGAGAGCCGTACACAAAAGCTTACCATGATTGCATCTCTTTTGACTAA